A single Cnuibacter physcomitrellae DNA region contains:
- a CDS encoding CTP synthase: protein MEDDLDTGSSKNRPTLTKHIFVTGGVVSSLGKGLTAASLGNLLTARGLRVVMQKLDPYLNVDPGTMNPFQHGEVFVTDDGAETDLDIGHYERFLDIDLSQAANVTTGQIYSSVIAKERRGEYLGDTVQVIPHITDEIKRRMRLQAVTDDAPDVIITEIGGTVGDIESQPFIESARQVRHELGRKNVFFVHVSLVPYMNASGEQKTKPTQHSVAALRSIGIQPDALVLRSDRPVSEGNKRKIALMCDVDVEGVVNAVDVPSIYDIPRMLHDQGLDAYIIDHLDLEAGDVDWSRWEPVLTAVHEPKHEVTIGLVGKYIDLPDAYLSVTEALRAGGFAQSTKVKIKWIPSDECQTPEGAARELGDVDGICVPGGFGVRGIEGKLGALRFARENGIPALGLCLGLQCMVIEYARNVAGLEGASSSEFDPDTEFPVIATMAEQVDIIAGGDLGGTMRLGLYEAKLAEGSIVEEVYGAPAASERHRHRYEVNNAYREQIAEAGLWFSGTSPDGHLVEYVELPRDVHPYYVATQAHPELRSRPSRPHPLFRGLVGAALDRQESTRLFPVQDA, encoded by the coding sequence GTGGAAGACGATCTCGACACGGGCAGCTCGAAGAACCGACCGACGCTGACGAAGCACATCTTCGTCACGGGGGGTGTCGTCTCCAGCCTCGGCAAGGGGCTCACCGCCGCGAGCCTCGGCAACCTCCTCACCGCGCGGGGTCTGCGCGTCGTGATGCAGAAGCTCGACCCGTATCTCAACGTCGATCCGGGCACCATGAACCCGTTCCAGCACGGCGAGGTGTTCGTCACCGACGACGGCGCCGAGACCGACCTCGACATCGGCCACTACGAGCGCTTCCTCGACATCGACCTCAGCCAGGCGGCGAACGTCACGACGGGTCAGATCTACTCCAGCGTGATCGCGAAGGAGCGCCGCGGCGAGTACCTCGGTGACACCGTTCAGGTCATCCCGCACATCACCGACGAGATCAAGCGGCGGATGCGCCTGCAGGCCGTCACCGACGACGCGCCCGACGTGATCATCACCGAGATCGGCGGCACCGTCGGCGACATCGAGAGCCAGCCGTTCATCGAGTCGGCCCGCCAGGTGCGCCACGAGCTCGGCCGCAAGAACGTGTTCTTCGTGCACGTCTCGCTGGTGCCCTACATGAACGCCTCGGGCGAGCAGAAGACCAAGCCCACGCAGCACTCCGTCGCCGCGCTCCGCTCCATCGGCATCCAGCCGGATGCGCTCGTGCTGCGCAGCGACCGGCCGGTGTCCGAGGGCAACAAGCGGAAGATCGCCCTCATGTGCGACGTCGACGTCGAGGGCGTCGTCAACGCGGTCGACGTGCCGAGCATCTACGACATCCCGCGCATGCTGCACGACCAGGGCCTGGACGCGTACATCATCGATCACCTCGACCTCGAGGCCGGCGACGTCGACTGGAGCCGCTGGGAGCCGGTCCTCACCGCGGTCCACGAGCCCAAGCACGAGGTCACGATCGGCCTGGTCGGCAAGTACATCGACCTGCCCGACGCCTACCTCTCGGTGACCGAGGCGCTGCGCGCCGGCGGCTTCGCGCAGAGCACCAAGGTGAAGATCAAGTGGATCCCCTCCGACGAGTGCCAGACGCCCGAGGGCGCCGCGCGGGAGCTCGGTGACGTCGACGGGATCTGCGTCCCCGGCGGCTTCGGCGTCCGTGGCATCGAGGGCAAGCTCGGAGCGCTGCGATTCGCGCGGGAGAACGGCATCCCCGCGCTCGGCCTGTGCCTCGGCCTCCAGTGCATGGTCATCGAGTACGCCCGGAACGTCGCGGGCCTCGAGGGGGCGTCGTCGAGCGAGTTCGACCCCGACACCGAGTTCCCGGTGATCGCCACCATGGCCGAGCAGGTCGACATCATCGCCGGCGGAGACCTCGGGGGCACCATGCGCCTCGGTCTCTACGAGGCGAAGCTCGCCGAGGGCTCCATCGTCGAGGAGGTCTACGGAGCGCCCGCCGCGTCGGAGCGCCACCGTCACCGCTACGAGGTGAACAACGCCTACCGCGAGCAGATCGCCGAGGCCGGCCTGTGGTTCTCCGGCACCTCGCCCGACGGGCATCTGGTGGAGTACGTCGAGCTGCCGCGCGACGTGCACCCCTACTACGTCGCCACCCAGGCGCACCCCGAGCTCCGCTCACGGCCGAGCCGCCCGCATCCGCTGTTCCGCGGCCTCGTCGGCGCCGCGCTCGACCGCCAGGAGTCGACCCGCCTGTTCCCGGTCCAGGACGCCTGA
- the scpB gene encoding SMC-Scp complex subunit ScpB, whose translation MTSDDLDASEPGAGAAAPAVLDVDRAIEAILMIADEPQSLVALATAISRPVPVVRQAIERLVDDYDGTAPGTVRRGFELREVGGGWRLYVRSEWDDLVSDFVLTQNPSKLSQAALETLAVIAYKQPISRGAVASIRAVNVDSVVRTLLSRGLITEVSTQAETGAILYGTTDLLLTQLGVNSLEDLPQIAPLLDDGSAGFDEVVAR comes from the coding sequence ATGACAAGTGATGACCTCGACGCGTCCGAGCCCGGAGCGGGCGCCGCGGCGCCGGCCGTGCTCGACGTCGACCGCGCGATCGAGGCGATCCTCATGATCGCCGACGAGCCGCAGAGCCTCGTCGCGCTCGCGACCGCGATCTCGCGGCCCGTGCCCGTCGTGCGGCAGGCCATCGAGCGCCTGGTCGACGACTACGACGGCACGGCGCCCGGCACGGTGCGTCGTGGCTTCGAGCTCCGCGAGGTGGGCGGTGGCTGGCGCCTGTACGTCCGCAGCGAGTGGGACGACCTCGTCAGCGACTTCGTGCTGACGCAGAACCCCTCCAAGCTGTCGCAGGCGGCGCTCGAGACGCTCGCCGTGATCGCCTACAAGCAGCCAATCAGCAGGGGAGCGGTGGCCTCCATCCGCGCCGTGAACGTCGACTCGGTGGTCCGGACCCTGTTGAGCCGCGGGCTCATCACCGAGGTCTCGACGCAGGCCGAGACGGGGGCGATCCTCTACGGCACGACTGATCTGCTGCTGACCCAGCTCGGCGTGAACTCGCTCGAGGACCTGCCGCAGATCGCACCCCTGCTCGACGACGGCAGTGCGGGCTTCGACGAGGTGGTGGCGCGATGA
- a CDS encoding segregation and condensation protein A: MARSPSPSRPIPLDEPAAPGFSLTLDNFEGPFDLLLSLISKHELDITEVSLSKVTDEFISYLKGLDSAEELDRASEFLVVAATLLDLKIVGLLPQGELVDAEDVALLEARDLLFARLLQYRAFKEVSQWFAAGFEAEATRRPRSVRLDERYRARTPELVWTLTPDDFAALAVLALTPKEPPVVGLAHLHAPLVSIREQAAHIVAVLRSGEQTSFRELIAGVVEKGVVVARFLAVLELYRHAAITFEQLEPLGELTLRWSAPHWKDENLANLGADYDK; encoded by the coding sequence GTGGCGCGGTCGCCTAGCCCCTCGCGGCCGATCCCGCTCGACGAACCGGCCGCGCCCGGGTTCTCCCTGACCCTCGACAACTTCGAGGGCCCGTTCGACCTCCTGCTCTCGCTCATCTCCAAGCACGAGCTCGACATCACCGAGGTGTCGCTGTCGAAGGTGACCGACGAGTTCATCTCCTACCTCAAGGGCCTCGACTCGGCTGAGGAGCTCGACCGTGCGTCCGAGTTCCTCGTGGTGGCGGCGACGCTGCTCGACCTGAAGATCGTGGGCCTCCTGCCCCAGGGGGAGCTCGTCGACGCGGAGGACGTCGCCCTCCTCGAGGCCCGCGACCTGCTGTTCGCCCGACTGCTGCAGTACCGCGCGTTCAAGGAGGTGTCGCAGTGGTTCGCCGCGGGGTTCGAGGCCGAGGCGACCAGGCGTCCTCGGTCGGTGCGCCTCGACGAGCGCTACCGCGCGCGGACCCCGGAGCTGGTGTGGACTCTCACGCCCGACGACTTCGCGGCGCTGGCCGTGCTGGCGCTCACGCCGAAGGAGCCGCCCGTCGTGGGGCTGGCGCACCTGCACGCGCCGCTGGTGAGCATCCGCGAGCAGGCGGCGCACATCGTGGCGGTGCTGCGGTCGGGCGAGCAGACGAGCTTCCGCGAGCTGATCGCCGGTGTGGTGGAGAAGGGCGTGGTCGTGGCGCGGTTCCTCGCCGTCCTGGAGCTGTACCGGCATGCGGCGATCACGTTCGAGCAGCTGGAGCCGCTCGGCGAGCTCACCCTGCGGTGGAGCGCGCCGCACTGGAAGGACGAGAACCTGGCCAACCTGGGAGCCGACTATGACAAGTGA
- a CDS encoding HAD-IIA family hydrolase produces the protein MGLFSRSSTTEATPLDGVDVVLADLDGVVYQGPDAIPFAAESLSRAQASGVTVGYITNNASRTDAQVAEQLSGFGLTVAPHDVVTSPQAAMGILTGLVEPGSRILVVGGVGLTSEVEKAGFSVVSEAADEPSAVVQGFAPEVGWKQLAQASFAVSTGIPWVATNTDWTIPVKGGIAPGNGTLVSAVHTATGRMPVVAGKPETPIFEAAVARFGATTPMFIGDRLDTDILGAKRAGIRAVHVMTGIDRAKQLLAAPADSRPDYILGDLRELFAPYPAVQLSKDGLRATVGGSVVQRDGQRIAVVKEGASPLDLVRAGCAVIWGSGISIHVLDVDSRLYS, from the coding sequence ATGGGACTGTTCAGCCGGAGCTCGACGACTGAGGCGACGCCGCTCGACGGCGTCGACGTCGTCCTGGCCGACCTCGACGGGGTCGTCTACCAGGGGCCGGATGCGATCCCGTTCGCGGCCGAGTCTCTGTCGCGGGCGCAGGCCTCGGGTGTCACCGTGGGCTACATCACGAACAACGCGTCCCGGACCGACGCGCAGGTCGCGGAGCAGCTCTCGGGCTTCGGCCTCACCGTCGCCCCGCACGACGTCGTGACGTCTCCGCAGGCCGCGATGGGCATCCTGACCGGTCTCGTGGAACCGGGGTCGCGCATCCTGGTCGTCGGCGGGGTGGGGCTCACCAGCGAGGTCGAGAAGGCCGGCTTCTCCGTCGTGAGCGAGGCGGCCGACGAGCCCTCCGCCGTCGTGCAGGGCTTCGCGCCGGAGGTGGGCTGGAAGCAGCTCGCCCAGGCGAGCTTCGCGGTGAGCACGGGGATCCCCTGGGTCGCCACGAACACCGACTGGACCATCCCGGTGAAGGGCGGCATCGCGCCGGGCAATGGCACGCTCGTGTCGGCGGTGCACACCGCCACGGGTCGGATGCCCGTCGTCGCGGGCAAGCCCGAGACGCCCATCTTCGAGGCCGCGGTGGCCCGGTTCGGCGCGACGACGCCGATGTTCATCGGCGACCGGCTCGACACCGACATCCTGGGTGCGAAGCGGGCCGGGATCCGGGCGGTCCACGTGATGACGGGGATCGATCGCGCGAAGCAGCTGCTCGCCGCCCCCGCCGACTCGCGTCCCGACTACATCCTCGGCGACCTGCGCGAGCTCTTCGCGCCGTACCCGGCGGTGCAGCTGTCGAAGGACGGCCTGAGGGCCACGGTGGGCGGCTCCGTCGTGCAGCGTGACGGCCAGCGCATCGCCGTGGTCAAGGAGGGTGCCTCTCCTCTCGACCTCGTGCGCGCGGGGTGCGCGGTCATCTGGGGCTCGGGCATCAGCATCCACGTGCTCGACGTCGACTCGCGCCTCTACAGCTGA
- the deoC gene encoding deoxyribose-phosphate aldolase gives MTEIARLIDHTLLKPEATREDVAALIREADELGVYSVCVSPSMLPLTFPEGSQLKLAVVCGFPSGKHHSSVKAAEAALAVAQGADEVDMVIDVGAAREGRFDAVEADIRAVREAIPGAVLKVIIESAALTDEQIVGASRAAVAAQADFVKTSTGFHPAGGASVEAVALMAKTVEGKLGVKASGGIRSAEDAERMIAAGATRLGVSSSRQVLSGAAPAASGSGY, from the coding sequence ATGACCGAGATCGCCCGCCTCATCGACCACACGCTGCTGAAGCCCGAGGCCACCCGCGAGGACGTGGCCGCCCTCATCCGCGAGGCGGATGAGCTGGGCGTCTACTCCGTGTGCGTCTCGCCGTCGATGCTCCCGCTGACGTTCCCGGAGGGGTCGCAGCTCAAGCTCGCGGTGGTCTGCGGGTTCCCGAGCGGCAAGCACCACTCGTCGGTGAAGGCCGCCGAGGCCGCGCTCGCGGTGGCGCAGGGGGCCGACGAGGTCGACATGGTCATCGACGTGGGCGCCGCTCGCGAGGGTCGGTTCGACGCGGTCGAGGCCGACATCCGCGCCGTGCGCGAGGCCATCCCCGGCGCGGTGCTCAAGGTCATCATCGAGTCCGCCGCCCTCACCGACGAGCAGATCGTCGGCGCCAGCCGTGCGGCGGTGGCGGCGCAGGCCGACTTCGTGAAGACCTCGACGGGCTTCCACCCGGCCGGCGGGGCCTCCGTCGAGGCCGTCGCCCTCATGGCGAAGACCGTGGAGGGGAAGCTCGGCGTGAAGGCGTCGGGCGGCATCCGCTCGGCCGAGGACGCCGAGCGCATGATCGCCGCGGGCGCCACCCGGCTCGGCGTCTCGTCGTCGCGCCAGGTGCTGAGCGGTGCCGCACCGGCGGCGTCCGGCTCCGGGTACTGA
- the xerD gene encoding site-specific tyrosine recombinase XerD, with translation MSGAVPAASPALGFDRAVDGFLRHITVERGLAANTVTAYRRDLLRYREWLAGAGIAAPGDVSESDVGLFAQWLRTPEGGTLSAASVARILSSVRALHRYLAEEGAVEADVTREVRPPKLGMRLPKAISIEQMERLLQAPSSDEPVGIRDRALLEMLYATGARVSELVGLDVDDVDGGDIIRVTGKGSKQRLVPVGRYAREALDTYLVRVRPEFSTRGRATPALFLGIRGQRLTRQGAWLVIQAAARKADLEAHVSPHTFRHSFATHLLQGGADVRVVQDLLGHSSVATTQIYTHVSADSLIDMYQTAHPRAR, from the coding sequence GTGTCCGGCGCCGTGCCGGCCGCGAGCCCGGCGCTCGGGTTCGACCGGGCGGTCGACGGCTTCCTGCGGCACATCACCGTGGAGCGGGGCCTCGCGGCGAACACGGTCACGGCGTACCGGCGCGACCTCCTCCGCTATCGCGAGTGGCTCGCCGGAGCGGGCATCGCCGCGCCCGGAGACGTCTCCGAGAGCGACGTGGGGCTCTTCGCCCAGTGGCTCCGTACGCCCGAGGGCGGCACGCTCAGCGCCGCGTCCGTGGCGCGCATCCTGTCGTCGGTGCGAGCCCTGCACCGGTACCTCGCCGAGGAGGGCGCCGTCGAGGCCGACGTGACGCGTGAGGTGCGGCCGCCCAAGCTCGGGATGCGCCTGCCGAAGGCGATCTCGATCGAGCAGATGGAGCGGCTGCTGCAGGCGCCGTCGTCCGACGAGCCGGTGGGCATCCGCGACCGCGCGCTGCTCGAGATGCTCTACGCCACCGGCGCCCGGGTGTCGGAGCTCGTGGGGCTCGACGTCGACGACGTGGACGGCGGCGACATCATCCGCGTCACGGGCAAGGGGAGCAAGCAGCGGCTGGTGCCGGTCGGACGGTACGCCCGCGAGGCCCTCGACACGTACCTCGTGCGTGTGCGGCCCGAGTTCTCGACCCGCGGGCGGGCGACGCCGGCGCTCTTCCTCGGCATCCGGGGCCAGCGGCTCACCCGCCAGGGCGCGTGGCTGGTGATCCAGGCCGCAGCCCGCAAGGCGGACCTCGAGGCGCACGTGTCGCCGCACACGTTCCGGCACTCGTTCGCGACGCATCTCCTGCAGGGCGGAGCCGACGTCCGGGTGGTGCAGGACCTCCTCGGGCACTCCTCGGTCGCGACCACGCAGATCTACACGCACGTCAGCGCCGACTCGCTGATCGACATGTACCAGACCGCGCATCCGCGGGCCCGGTGA
- a CDS encoding NUDIX domain-containing protein gives MIVDELTDTPDPARVTSSELVFHGHVWDVRSDEFEYGGSTLRRDYVDHTGAVAIIALDERDRVLLIKQYRHPIRTREWEPPAGLLDEPGESPLHAAQRELSEEADLKADEWHVLSDYVTSPGGNNEVIRVFLARSLSPTGEAFAREGEEADMELAWHPLEDVLDAVLASRVQNPSLVVGVLALDAARRRDWSTLRPADAPWPAFEDRRG, from the coding sequence CTGATCGTGGACGAGCTGACCGACACCCCCGACCCGGCTCGCGTCACGTCGAGTGAGCTCGTCTTCCACGGCCATGTCTGGGATGTGCGCAGCGATGAGTTCGAGTACGGCGGGTCGACGCTCCGCCGCGACTACGTCGACCACACCGGTGCGGTGGCGATCATCGCCCTCGACGAGCGCGACCGGGTGCTCCTGATCAAGCAGTACCGCCATCCCATCCGCACGCGCGAGTGGGAGCCGCCGGCGGGCCTGCTCGACGAGCCCGGGGAGTCGCCGCTTCACGCCGCCCAGCGCGAGCTGAGCGAGGAGGCCGACCTCAAGGCCGACGAGTGGCACGTGCTGTCCGACTACGTCACGAGCCCCGGCGGGAACAACGAGGTCATCCGCGTCTTCCTCGCCCGATCGCTCTCGCCGACTGGTGAGGCGTTCGCCAGGGAGGGCGAGGAGGCCGACATGGAGCTCGCCTGGCACCCGCTGGAGGACGTCCTCGACGCCGTGCTCGCGAGCCGGGTCCAGAACCCGTCGCTGGTCGTCGGCGTGCTCGCGCTCGACGCCGCGCGTCGCCGTGACTGGTCCACGCTGCGTCCCGCGGATGCTCCGTGGCCGGCGTTCGAGGACAGGCGCGGCTGA
- a CDS encoding ParA family protein codes for MGPTGRPLREFPVPAPLSSHGPARIIALCNQKGGVGKTTTSVNVGAALAEYGRRVLAVDFDPQGALSAGLGVVPHDTPTIYDLLLGTVKDPAEAIVPTSVPGLDIIPANIDLSAAEVHLINEVARESILARVLRKVSDRYDVILIDCQPSLGLLTVNALTASHGVLIPLECEYFALRGVALLVETIEKVTDRLNPALTLDGILATMYDPRTLHSREVLERVVETFGDKVFETVIGRTVKFPDATVAARPITQFAPEHQAAKSYQQLARELVFRGAVA; via the coding sequence ATGGGCCCGACCGGTCGTCCCCTCCGTGAGTTCCCCGTGCCGGCGCCTCTGTCGTCGCACGGACCGGCCCGCATCATCGCCCTCTGCAACCAGAAGGGCGGCGTGGGCAAGACCACGACGAGCGTGAACGTGGGTGCCGCGCTCGCGGAGTACGGCCGCCGCGTGCTGGCCGTCGACTTCGACCCGCAGGGTGCGCTGTCGGCGGGGCTCGGCGTCGTCCCCCACGACACGCCCACCATCTACGACCTGCTCCTCGGCACCGTGAAGGACCCGGCGGAGGCGATCGTCCCGACGAGCGTGCCCGGGCTCGACATCATCCCGGCGAACATCGACCTCTCGGCGGCCGAGGTGCACCTCATCAACGAGGTGGCGCGCGAGTCGATCCTGGCACGCGTGCTCCGCAAGGTCAGCGACCGCTACGACGTGATCCTGATCGACTGCCAGCCCTCGCTCGGCCTGCTCACGGTCAACGCCCTCACGGCCAGCCACGGCGTGCTGATCCCGTTGGAGTGCGAGTACTTCGCGCTCCGCGGTGTGGCGCTCCTGGTCGAGACCATCGAGAAGGTCACCGACCGGCTGAACCCGGCGCTGACGCTCGACGGCATCCTCGCCACGATGTACGACCCGCGGACGCTGCACTCTCGCGAGGTGCTCGAGCGCGTCGTCGAGACGTTCGGCGACAAGGTGTTCGAGACCGTCATCGGCCGCACGGTGAAGTTCCCGGATGCGACGGTCGCCGCGCGCCCGATCACGCAGTTCGCGCCGGAGCACCAGGCGGCGAAGTCCTACCAGCAGCTCGCCCGCGAGCTGGTCTTCCGTGGCGCGGTCGCCTAG
- a CDS encoding TlyA family RNA methyltransferase yields the protein MRLDAALASRGLARSRTQAARLIADGYVRVGGTPVLKASHPVDDDDLVTVDGVDHYVSRGAHKLIAALDAFGVDPAGRVVLDAGASTGGFTQVLLERGARHVLAVDVGTGQLDPILRRDERVSDLPGVNLRYATAEQLAASSRVQERPSLVVGDLSFISLTQLLEPLLALATPDADLVLLVKPQFEVGRTGVREGIVRDAALRADAVAGVLWAAHDLGLRTAGLIESPIAGGAGNREYLVRFSRGAGTHPTEWMDTVNELTGAARG from the coding sequence ATGCGTCTCGATGCCGCACTGGCGTCCCGCGGGCTCGCGCGCTCCCGCACGCAGGCCGCGCGGCTCATCGCCGACGGATACGTCCGGGTGGGAGGCACTCCGGTGCTGAAGGCCTCGCATCCGGTGGACGACGACGACCTGGTCACGGTCGACGGCGTCGACCACTACGTCAGCCGGGGCGCGCACAAGCTCATCGCCGCGCTCGACGCGTTCGGGGTCGACCCGGCCGGACGGGTGGTGCTCGACGCCGGCGCGTCGACGGGCGGGTTCACCCAGGTGCTCCTCGAGCGCGGCGCCCGTCACGTCCTCGCGGTCGACGTGGGCACCGGCCAGCTCGACCCGATCCTGCGTCGCGACGAGCGGGTGAGCGACCTCCCCGGAGTCAACCTGCGCTACGCCACCGCCGAGCAGCTCGCCGCATCCTCCCGGGTGCAGGAGCGGCCCTCGCTCGTCGTGGGCGACCTGTCGTTCATCTCCCTGACCCAGCTGCTCGAGCCGTTGCTCGCGCTCGCCACACCCGACGCCGATCTCGTGCTGCTGGTGAAGCCCCAGTTCGAGGTGGGGCGCACCGGGGTGCGCGAGGGCATCGTGCGCGACGCCGCGCTGCGTGCCGACGCCGTCGCCGGGGTCCTCTGGGCGGCGCACGACCTCGGCCTGCGCACCGCGGGGCTGATCGAGTCGCCCATCGCCGGCGGCGCGGGGAACCGTGAGTACCTCGTGAGGTTCAGCCGCGGGGCGGGGACGCATCCGACAGAATGGATGGACACCGTGAACGAGTTGACAGGAGCAGCCCGTGGCTGA
- the recN gene encoding DNA repair protein RecN yields the protein MIEEIAIRDLGVIDEAVLPLGPGFTAVTGETGAGKTMVVTALGLLFGARADSGTVRSGAAQAWVEGRLLVPEEGPVAERVREAGGDVESAGGGVGELLMSRSVAAEGRSRAVVGGRSAPVGVLGDLAERLIVVHGQSDQLRLRGQSAQREALDAFGGASLATALASYREVWGSWQAHSAELETLVAERAARLREAEQLREALDEIEAVAPEPGEDVRLADVAGRLTNVEDLRVAATSARDALSSDAFDERPDVVSLIDSARRSLSHVVEHDSALAPIVEGLDSASYLLSDLSTQLASYATALETDDPGELDRIQERRAQLTALQRKYGPELDDVLRFAEEGQPRLLELDGDSDRIEQLSSLVDDEVAELDRRAAVLSEERRRAAALLGERVSEELGALAMGASRLVVEVTEREEPGSSGKDVISFLLQSHQGTEPRALGKGASGGELSRVMLAIEVVLAEADPVPTFVFDEVDAGVGGAAAIEIGRRLAELARTSQVIVVTHLAQVAAFATNHLRVEKDSDGPITASNVRRLEGDERLAEMARLLSGLPDSESGLAHASELIDTARSLAG from the coding sequence GTGATTGAGGAGATCGCGATCCGCGACCTCGGCGTGATCGACGAGGCCGTGCTCCCGCTCGGCCCCGGCTTCACCGCCGTGACGGGTGAGACCGGAGCGGGCAAGACCATGGTGGTGACCGCCCTCGGGCTGCTGTTCGGCGCGCGCGCCGACAGCGGCACCGTCCGCTCGGGTGCGGCGCAGGCGTGGGTCGAAGGACGGCTCCTCGTCCCGGAGGAGGGTCCCGTCGCCGAGCGCGTGCGCGAGGCCGGCGGCGACGTCGAGTCCGCGGGCGGGGGAGTCGGCGAGCTGCTGATGTCACGCTCGGTCGCCGCCGAGGGACGCAGCCGTGCCGTCGTCGGCGGGCGGTCCGCGCCCGTCGGGGTGCTCGGCGACCTCGCGGAGCGTCTCATCGTGGTGCACGGGCAGTCCGATCAGCTGCGCCTGCGCGGTCAGAGCGCCCAGCGTGAGGCGCTCGACGCGTTCGGTGGCGCCTCGCTCGCCACGGCGCTCGCCTCCTACCGTGAGGTGTGGGGCAGCTGGCAGGCCCACAGCGCCGAGCTGGAGACGCTGGTCGCCGAACGCGCCGCGCGCCTCCGCGAGGCGGAGCAGCTGCGCGAGGCGCTCGACGAGATCGAGGCCGTCGCCCCGGAACCGGGCGAGGACGTCCGGCTCGCCGACGTCGCGGGCCGCCTCACGAACGTCGAGGACCTGCGCGTGGCGGCTACGTCGGCGCGGGACGCCCTGTCGAGCGACGCCTTCGACGAGCGACCCGATGTGGTCTCGCTCATCGACTCGGCGCGCCGCAGCCTCTCTCACGTGGTCGAGCACGACTCCGCCCTGGCCCCGATCGTCGAGGGCCTCGACTCGGCGAGCTACCTGCTCTCCGACCTGTCGACCCAGCTCGCCAGCTACGCCACCGCGCTCGAGACCGACGATCCGGGAGAGCTCGACCGCATCCAGGAGCGCCGCGCGCAGCTGACGGCGCTGCAGCGCAAGTACGGGCCGGAGCTCGACGATGTCCTCCGCTTCGCCGAGGAGGGGCAGCCGCGGCTGCTCGAGCTCGACGGCGACAGCGACCGCATCGAGCAGCTGTCGTCGCTCGTGGACGACGAGGTCGCCGAGCTCGATCGCCGTGCCGCCGTGCTGTCGGAGGAGCGCCGCCGCGCCGCCGCGCTCCTCGGCGAGCGCGTGTCGGAGGAGCTCGGCGCGCTCGCGATGGGCGCCTCCCGTCTCGTGGTCGAGGTGACCGAGCGCGAGGAGCCGGGGTCGAGCGGGAAGGACGTCATCTCGTTCCTCCTCCAGTCCCACCAGGGCACCGAGCCGCGGGCTCTCGGCAAGGGCGCGTCGGGCGGAGAGCTGTCGCGGGTGATGCTGGCGATCGAGGTCGTGCTCGCCGAGGCCGATCCGGTGCCCACCTTCGTCTTCGACGAGGTCGACGCCGGCGTCGGAGGAGCGGCGGCGATCGAGATCGGCCGCCGGCTCGCCGAGCTGGCCCGGACCTCGCAGGTCATCGTCGTCACCCACCTGGCTCAGGTGGCGGCGTTCGCGACCAACCACCTCCGGGTCGAGAAGGACTCCGACGGGCCGATCACCGCCAGCAACGTCCGCCGCCTCGAGGGCGACGAGCGCCTCGCAGAGATGGCACGGCTGCTCTCGGGCCTGCCCGACTCCGAATCCGGGCTCGCGCACGCCTCCGAGCTCATCGACACGGCACGCTCCCTCGCCGGGTGA
- a CDS encoding NAD kinase yields the protein MADARYFLVVLHTGREESIEAAEQVVGLLRDAGVVPVISPFGDDAHSDALERLGPCVVIGHGVAVEDIELVIVLGGDGTILRAAELVRGTPVPILGVNLGHVGFLAEAEREDLVDTVETALRRDYQVEERATLSVRVKVDSEVVYESWALNEVTVEKASRERMLEVVVEVDGRPLSSFGCDGIVMSTPTGSTAYSFSAGGPIVWPSVDALLLVPLSAHALFARPLVVGPDSALAVEVLDRTQGGAVLWSDGRRMEELPRRARVVVRRSAIPVRLARLHEAPFTDRLVRKFDLPVNGWRGPVDRD from the coding sequence GTGGCTGACGCACGCTACTTCCTCGTGGTGCTCCACACCGGCCGCGAGGAGTCGATCGAGGCGGCCGAGCAGGTCGTCGGCCTCCTCCGCGACGCGGGTGTGGTCCCCGTCATCTCGCCGTTCGGAGACGATGCCCACAGCGATGCCCTCGAGCGACTCGGGCCGTGCGTGGTGATCGGTCACGGCGTGGCCGTGGAGGACATCGAGCTCGTCATCGTGCTGGGCGGTGACGGCACCATCCTGCGGGCCGCCGAGCTCGTGCGCGGCACGCCCGTGCCGATCCTGGGCGTCAACCTCGGACACGTGGGCTTCCTCGCGGAGGCCGAGCGCGAGGACCTCGTCGACACCGTGGAGACCGCGCTCCGCCGCGACTACCAGGTCGAGGAGCGCGCGACGCTGTCGGTCCGGGTGAAGGTCGACTCCGAGGTCGTCTACGAGTCGTGGGCGCTCAACGAGGTGACGGTCGAGAAGGCCAGTCGCGAGCGGATGCTCGAGGTCGTCGTCGAGGTCGACGGGCGTCCGCTGTCGAGCTTCGGCTGCGACGGCATCGTGATGTCGACCCCCACCGGCTCGACCGCGTACTCGTTCTCCGCGGGTGGCCCGATCGTGTGGCCGAGCGTGGACGCGCTCCTCCTGGTGCCGCTGTCGGCGCACGCGCTCTTCGCCCGCCCGCTCGTGGTGGGGCCCGACTCGGCTCTCGCCGTCGAGGTGCTCGACCGCACCCAGGGCGGCGCCGTGCTGTGGAGCGACGGACGCCGCATGGAGGAGCTGCCGCGGCGCGCGCGCGTCGTCGTCCGCCGCTCGGCGATCCCCGTGCGGCTCGCGCGCCTGCACGAGGCGCCCTTCACCGACCGGCTCGTGCGCAAGTTCGATCTGCCGGTGAACGGCTGGAGGGGTCCGGTCGACCGTGATTGA